TCAAGTTTTTGAATTGGGGTCAGCTTATAGCTCTTTCCATCGAGCCCATAGTCTTCTTTAAAAATGATTTTGGTACGCTTACTGGTATAATTTTTTATAGAGGTGGTATCGTCACCACTGAGATTGTCAAAGAACGTTGATGTTATGCCATAATCTTCTTCGAGAATTCCATGGGAATAAAAAAGAATCTCATTCGAGTTCAAATCCCTGTCGACGAAGAAGAAGTTTTTCAATTGGGTAGCCTTAGGGCTCCCGATGCTATCTATCAGTGTGGCCAATCGGTCAAAATACTCCTTTCTCTCTCTGCTCTCAACCTTTTCAGCAACTTTGTCAAGAACATCGGCCACTACATTTGAGAACTGTTCCTCCTTATCTTCTACTGAAGTTTTGATCCAATATCCTTGAACAAAAATTATCCCGATCAGGGACATGCTCATAAGAATGACCAGAAGAACAAACAGCTTCTTGTTCATTGTGGTAAAATTAAAAATTTAACATTCAGCCCCTTTTCCGTTTAACCTAACCTTAACAAAAATGTTAAATTATTCAACCTTTGGGGATTTTATGAGCTCACGATGGATGGTCTCTACCTGTTTACGGGTGGTCTCAAGGTCAATGTTTTCGATTACAAAATCAGATTTTTCCTTTTTGTGGGCATCATCCAGTTGATTGTTGATCCTTGCCCTGACCTCTTCTTCAGAAACCTTGTCCCGTGCCGTGACCCTCTTTATCCGCATCTCTTCTGGCGCCGTTACCAAAACAACCCTGTCGAAACGGTCTTCCATACCATTTTCAAATATCAGGGCCGTTTCTTGAACGACATAGGGGGCAGCTTGTTTCTTGGCCCAATCGTAAAAATGCGACTTTACGGCCGGGTGAACTATTGCGTTCAGTTTTGAAAGCAACCCTTTGTTGGCAAACACCGCCCCCGCTATAAACTTGCGGTTCAGTTTTCCCTTCTTATAGGCTTTTTTTCCGAAAAGGTCGACGATGGCCGCGCGCATTTCTTTTGATTGGTTCATCAACTTTTTTGCTTCTTTATCAGAGTCATAGACCGGTACGCCCAATTTCTTGAACATTTTTGCCACAGTGGTTTTTCCGCTGCCAATACCTCCCGTCAATCCGATTATCATCATTTTGACTTTTCTAATATGAATTGTACTTGGTTCTCTTGTAACTTGACATCGTACGCTTTTTCGGGCCGTTTGTCAATTCTGAGCAGAAGGTGGTTCGATGGTCCGGCATTTTTGTAGTCGGCCACTACCCTAAAATCGTTGGCGGTAATGGTACGTAGGTATTTCACCCCCGCCTTGCACAATACCGACACCTTATTGGGAAACAGCTTTAGATCATATTCATCGGGAGGGTTCAGAACGGTGATGGGCACCTCAAACACCTTTTCAGAAAATTTCACCACCTTCGCTGAAACCGCTACGCTGTTCTGTGACAACACGCTGTTCTGCAGCCCTTCAGGAACCACAAGGTCCAGTTCTTTGGTAAAGTTGGCCGACAGGTTATTCAATTCAAGGGGAACTGTTGAAATTTCAGTAATGGACGCAACCTCTCGCTGGGGTCCTTTTATAACTATGGTAGCAGGTTCAACTTTTAGGGGGCCCTCGACAAAATGGTTCTGGCTTAGGTTTAAGGTAATATTTGGTTTTATTGGCACTTCTTTGGCCGTCACTTGGTACAAATCAATAAAGAGGGTATCCTCCTCCAACTCGATGAGCGAAGTGCTTTTGGCCAATTGTGCCTCTAAACTCTTTTTTAACTGCAGTGCATCAAGGTAATACCGACCCTTTGTTTCTCGAATGGCCGAAAGGTCTACCGTGATATTCTTTAGATTTAAGTTATAATATAGAAAACGAAATCCGTTGGCCCGAAGTTTTGTTCCCAAGGTATGGCTTGCCTCTTTTGAGAGCAATAGGGTATCTGGTAGATTGGTGTAGGTAAGGGTAAAGGTGACCCTAGACTCATAGGGCTCTGACAACTTGCTGACCAACCATGCCAGAAACGAGCAGGCCAGGCAAATCAAGAAAACCTTGACTTTTCGCCGGTTCAAGTTGCTAAACAGGTTTTTAATCACGTTTTTGAAGGTTCTTGAAGAACAGCTTCGGAAAAAGCTGTTCGGGTTCTTGATTACTAAAGTTAACCAAGATTGTGGACTTTATGAAACCCAGGCCATAGCCCGTAAACTGAACCACGCAGGCAAAAACCGATAAAAAGGCAACGGGCAGGCTTTTATTTTTTATGGCCGAATCGACAAAGACCAATATAAAATAAAGGCCATACAGGTACAAGGGCCAAAAAATGCCGATTGATGAAAGGCACAGTGAAACCAATAAACCAATCATAAAAATGGTGGGGAACCAGTAGGTCAACTTGGCGGTCTCAGGATGCCATTTGTTCAAAATGGGCCGTACCATTCCAAATTTATTGACCTGCTTGAAGTATTTGCCCCAATCAATACGGCGCTTATGAAAAACATGAGCATTTTCAAAGAGCCTTGTTTCGTATCCCATTTTCCATATGCGAAAGGTCAAATCTGGGTCTTCACCGGGATGGATATTACCAAACCCTCCGGTTTTTTCAAAGGCTTCCCTTGAGATGCCCATATTAAAACTTCGGGGCTGAAATTTGCCAATGGCCCTTTTTTTGCCACGGATACCTCCTGTGGTCAGAAATGAGGTCATGGCATAGTTGATGGCCTTTTGTACAGTGGTAAAAGATGAATGTGCCGCATCGGGGCCACCAAAACAATGCACAAAATCATTTTGCAAAGATTTATAGACCGTATTCAAATAATGGGAAGGCAGAACACAATCTGAATCAAGAACAATGAAATAATTACCCTTGGCCTTTTTCATTCCATAGTTTCTAGAATCACCGGGGCCGGTATTCTCTTTTTGATAATACGAAATGGAAAGCTGCTCTATGTACCTGCCGATCACACCTTCAGAAGTCTCGGTAGAACCATCTTCGATGATGACCACTTCAAACTCCCCGTCAAAATCTTGTTCCACAAGGCTCTGTAACAACTCATCGACCTCGTCGGGCCTATTGAAGACAGGAATTATAAAAGAAAGCTTTATGTCCATTACGTATAAAAAGGCCGTTGGAAACCAGCAATTTAAAGAGTCGAGCGCAATCGAGGCCAAGTTAGAGTGATTGCACTTTTAATGGCTTCGACTGCGCTCGAACTGACAAAAGATGTTTTTTGGCGGGCATCGTTATTTTGAAAACTCTTCGATAACCTCTTGGCTTACCCCCGTATTTGAAAAGCCACCGTCATGAAAAAGGTTTTGCATGGTCACCTTTTTGGTCAGGTCTGAAAAAAGGCTGACCGTATAATTGGCGCAATCCAAAGCGGTTGCATTGCCTAGTGGCGACATCTTCTCGGCATAATTGATGAATCCGTCAAAACCTTTCACGCCCTGCCCTGCCGTGGTCGGGGTGGGCGATTGTGAAATGGTATTGACCCGTACCTTTTTCTCTTTTCCAAAGAAATACCCAAAACTACGGGCAACCGATTCGAGGTAGGCTTTGTTATCGGACATGTCGTTGTAATCAGGAAATGTTCGCTGGGCAGCCATATAGGTAAGCGCTACAATGCTGCCCCACTCGTTCATGGCATCGGCCTTGTACAGTGATTGCATGACCTTGTGGAACGAAAGTGCCGAAACATCCCATCCTTTGGTGGTGAAATCATAGTTCTGGTCGGTATAGGCCCTACCCTTGCGCACATTGACCGACATTCCAATGGAGTGCAGAACAAAATCAAGCTTGCCCCCCAAGATTTCCATTGATTTTGAAACCAAATTGGCCAGATCCTCTTCGTTGGTGGCATCGGCAGGTATAATTTCTGAACCCGTTTTCTTGGCAAGTTCGTTGATCTGCCCCATGCGCATGGCAATGGGCGCATTTGTCAAGACGAAAGTGCCGCCTTCTTCATGAACGCGCTCAGCAGTTTTCCATGCAATGGAATTTTCATCCAACGCACCAAAAATAATTCCTTTTTTTCCTTTCAATAGATTGTATGCCATATCGTAAAAAGTATCGGTTTGATGTTGGCAAAGATAACAAGTTTAGGGCTTCCACCATTTTTAGTTTCTGTTGTTTCTTATTGGTTTCGTTGCGAACTGAGAGTTGAGGGTTTCAAGGGTGAAAAGTTAAAGGTTGTAGGTTCAAGGTTTCAGGTTTCTTCGTTCTATGGATCACCAATCACCGGGTACTGCTTAGCGATTATTGGCTACTGTTTACTGAGGATGGACACGAATTGTACGAATTATTGCCGGTCAATTTTGAACTTGATTCCTGCGCTAGACCTTTGAACTTGTGTGCTGTCAGGGAAATTGAAGCAACTGTTTGGCATGCGCCAGTGCGGAATCTGAAATGCTCTTGCCCCCCAACATTTCGGCAAGCTCTACCACTCGCTCACTTTCGGTCAATTGTTTGATGTGGGTGGTAGTGGCGCCACCCACCTCTTGTTTGTACACCTTGAACTGTGTTTGCCCCTTTGAGGCCACTTGTGGCAAATGCGTAATGGAGAATACCTGCATCGATTTGCTCATGCCCGACATGATATCGGCCATTGCGTTCGATATCTCACCAGAAACACCCGTGTCGATTTCGTCAAAGATCATGGTGGGTAAATGCTCATATTCGGCCAGAATCGACTTTATGGTCAGCATGATGCGCGAAAGTTCGCCCCCAGAGGCCACTTTTTTCAACTCACCATGTGCAGAGCCCTTGTTTGCCGAAAACAAGAACACCAGTTCATCTTTGCCATTTGATCGAAAAGCTGGTGCCAGTTCCAACTCAATCTTGAAGGTGGCCGACGGCATTCCCAATACATGCAGCTTTTTTTGCAACATGTTCTTTAGTTTCGGAATCACCGCGTTTCGATTTTTTCGCAACGATTCAGCCAAGGCGGTCAACTCGGTTTCCTTGCTGGCGACCCGTTGTTCTGCATCAGCGATCTCAGCTTCCAAATTCGCAACCTTACCCACTTTTGTGGAAAGGTCCTCCCGAATGCTGATAAGCTCTTCGACGGATGCCACTTGGTGCTTTTTCTGTAGGTCGTACAAAAGCTGTAGTTGTGTGTTCACTTCTTGTAGCCTTTCGGGGTTTGCCTCTACCCTGCCCTGAAGGGCATCCAACTCAACGGAAATATCGTCCAACTCTATAAAAACCGATTGAATGCGCTCGTGCAGCGCTTCAAAAGAAGGTCCATAGTCCGAAATGTTTTGGACCATCCGTTTTAGCTCGGCCAATTGGCCCAAAACCCCAATTTGTTCGTCATTAAGCAATTGATTGCCCTGCGAAAGGGATTCCAAAATGGTCTCCACGTTGCTCAACTGCCCATATTCTTCCTCGAGCTCTGATTGAACCCCCTCTTTTAAAGGGACAGACTGCAATTCTTGCAACAGAAAGCTATTGTAATCTTGTTCTTTTGCCGCTTGCGACTGAAAATCTAACAACGATTGCCATTCTTTCTTGGCCGAATTATAGGCCGATAAGGTTTCCCGGTACTGCCCCAGCAACTTTTGGTTTTCGGCAAGGGCGTCGATGACCTTCAACTGAAACTCGTTTTCTGTCAGGCGAAGTGTCTGGTGTTGCGAATGTACGTCTACCAGACTGTCTCCCAGTCTTGAGAGAATGTCCAAGGTAACCGGTGAATCGTTGATAAAGGCTCTAGACTTACCACTGGGCAAAATCTCCCTTCGCAAAATGGTCTGCTGCTCATAGTCAAGGTCGTTTTCCTCGAAAAATGGTTTCAGGCCATAATTACCGATAGAAAATTCAGCCTCGATGATACATTTCTCTTCTTCGTTTCGTAGGGAGGCTAGGTCGGCACGCTTGCCCAACACCAATGAAAGGGCTCCCAATAATATGGACTTGCCCGCACCGGTTTCACCCGTAATGGTCACAAAACCTTCCGGAAACGACACATTCAGATCGTCGATCAAGGCGTAATTTCTTATGGAGAGATTGGTGAGCACTTATCTTTACGTTACGGCCGTAAAGATAAAGGTCTTTGTAGAAATTGGCTAGTAATTTATCTCATTCCAGGTGCTGGAATAAAAAGGGGCCACCTTATTCAGCGTCTCTTTGAGCTTCACAATATCAACCTTGGGGCCGTCGGAGAAGATGTTCTGAATTTCCTCAGCCTTTGCATCAAAAAAGGTCTGTATCAAAAAGGCATTCGGCCTACGTTTCATCAACGTTTCAAATAGCCGAAGGCTTCCGGCAATGACCTGTTTTCCGGTACTGTTGTTGTCGGCCAAAATATCCAACCCTTTGCGGTGGTAGTTGTACATGGCAATGCGGTATTCCCGAAAGGAATTCGACAACAGGTTGTCTACCAACTCAAATCTTGTACGATCTCCGGTTTCTTGCCCCCATCCCGAGAAATTGGTGCCCTGTGCCTGGGTAACAATGTTCTGTGCCTTTCGAAAATATTCATCGCCACCTTCAAGGGAAAAGGTATCAGCATCCAATCCCAAAATAATGTAGACATAATATGAAATGACCCCCACCAGATTCGAGTCGAAAGAATTGGGGTTATAGACCAACGGCTCAAATTCTTGGTAGCGAAAATTGAAGGCGTTGTCTTTGTAATTGAACACCGGACTTTCGTATGAAGTGTTGAACACCGGCCTGTTCGATTGGATTTGTATGTTGGCCTCGAACTGATCCGATTCGTAACGGGTTACGGTAATGAACATTCGGGCACTGACCCGTTCATTTTCATTGTAGACGCGGTTCGTCCATTTGGTCTTGTTCACAAAATCGTTCAGAGAACGCTCCAACGTTTTGAAAATCTGTTGGTTGGTCTGGCCCACTTGGTCTGAATTGACCGTAACGGTGCAATCAAGTTCTTGGCCCCCCACGAACTGAAGGGCCAACAGACCTACCAAAAGCAGCAATAACCTATGCATTGATTCTAGCGATGATTTCTTTCCAAATATCAGCGGCCACCTCGGCCTTCTTCTTAACATCAAACGCTTTAACGGAAAGATTCTTGTCCACAAAAGTGATTTTATTCGTTCCCTGCCCGAAACCTGCCCCTTTATCGTTCAGAGAGTTCAACACAATGGCATCCAAATTCTTGCGTTGTAGTTTTGCCTTGGCGTTTTCGAGTTCGTTTTCAGTCTCCAAGGCGAAGCCTACCAAATATTGCTGTTTTTTCTTTTCGCCCATCGATAGCAAGATGTCCTTGTTTCTGACCAAGTCAATCTGAAGGCTACCATCTGTTTTCTTGATTTTTTGGTCAGCAACTTCTTTGGGGCGATAATCGGCCACGGCGGCAGCGGCAATGGCAATATCGGCTTTTTCATAGTGTTGGTGCACTGCAGCGTACATTTCGTCCGCGGTGGTTACACTAACTACTTGTATGCCGGGGTGTTCCACGGACAAGCTTGTGGGGCCAGACACCAGCACTACGGTGGCGCCAAGGTCAGCGGCCCTTTTGGAAAGCTCAAAACCCATAGTGCCCGAAGAGCGGTTGCCCAAAAACCGAACGGGGTCAATGGGCTCGTGGGTGGGGCCAGCCGTTATGAGTACGTTTTTGCCCACTAGGGGAAGACCCGAACGCAGAAAGTTCTCTAAAAACCGTATTATGGTTTCCGGTTCTGCCATACGGCCCTCACCGTGCAATCCACTTGCCAATTCTCCCGACTCGGCAGGTATCATCACATTGCCGAACGACTGTAGTTTTTTGAACGTTTCTTTGGTGGACGGATGTTGGTACATATCCAAATCCATGGCAGGTGCAAAAAGTACCGGGCATTTGGCCGAAAGATAAGTGGCCAGCAACAGATTATCGCAGGTTCCGTGGGCCATTTTTGACAAGGTGTTGGCAGTGGCCGGCGCTATCAGCATCAGATCGGCCCACAGGCCCAGTTCTACATGATTGTTCCATGAAAGGCTGCCATCTTCCTCATTGACAAAATCCATTAAAACAGGATTCTTGGAGAGTGTGGCAAGGGTAAGGGGCGAAACAAAAGAACTGGCGCTCTGGGTCATGACAATCTTGACCCGGGCACCAGCTTTTATCAATAATCTCGTGAGAAAGGTGGTCTTATAGGCGGCGATTCCTCCGGTAATTCCCAAGAGAATGTTTTTACCGCATAACATGCCTATTCTTCGTTATTGTCTTCCAAAGCAGTATTTCGGTAGTAGATTTTGTCTTCCAACCATTCTTGAACGGCCAAAGCGTGGGGTTTTGGCAGTTTTTCATAGAATTTCGAGACCTCTATCTGCTCTTTGTTCTCAAATACCTCTTCAAGGCTGTCACTGTAAGTGGCGAACTCTTCCAGTTTTTCCAGCAACTCTTTCTTGATCTCTGAGTTGATCTGTATCGCTCTTTTCGCCACTATGGAAATGGCCTCGTAGATATTGCCGGTTTTTTGGTCAAACTCGTCCCTATTGTAGGTTACGGTCGTGACAGGTGCTTTTGTATTCTTTAAATCGCTCATAAAACTAAAACTTGTTATTTCGAAAAATCTTGCATTTCGCGCATGACCTTGGCATAAAGATCATCTGCTTTTTTGGCATATTTGGTATCAGGAAATGATTTTTTCAGGGCGTTGTATGCGGCCACGGCGTTTTCCAATCGCTCCTGTTTCTTTGACAAAGTACTGTTGAGAGCAAGGTTTGTAGATGATTTCAATTTGTAATAGAAAGCATCTTCACGATAAATGGAACCTGGGTTCTCTGCGATAAAATTTTCAAGGGCCGTAATGGCCGAAATCAATACGGGATAATCAAACTCGCCCAATTTATCAAATTGCTTGGCAATCTCGAATTGCTTGCGCTCTTTTTTTGTGGTCAGCTCCCGGGCCATTTTGTTGGCCTCATCAAAATACTCCGAGTCTGGATAGGTATTGATGAACGCTTGTAGTTTTGAAAGGGCCTTATCGGTATCTGTTTGATCCAACGAATATCTGGGGGACAGCTCATAATAGCTCTTGGCCCCCAAAAAGGACGCCTGTTGGATCTTGTCACTGTTCGGATATGACTTTACAAAGCGCTCAAATTGGTAACCTGCCAAATAATAGTTGCCTGTTTGAAAGTAGGAGTCCGCAAAAAAGAACATAACGCGTTCACCCTGTGGCTTACCAGCATATTGCGGGGCAATCTGTTCAAAAAGGCGGTTGGCCCTTTTGTAGTCGCCCTCATTATAGAGCTTTTCGGCCATGTCGTATTTCTCTTTTACACTTTCGCTCTTGAGTGCCTTTTGGTACTCGCTACAAGAAGCAAAAAGAAAAACCACTGCCAGTATTGGAAGCAATAACCTCATTCTAAAAAAATATTTTGCAAAATTAGCGATAATCAATGGATATAAAAAATACCCTGCCGCCCAAAAATAACGGGGAAGTCATATCGTTTGAAGCTTTTTGGCGAAGATTTAACGCTCTATCGTGGTAACCCGTTGCGCCGATCTTAAGAAAGCCTTGATTTTTTGTTTCAAATGGGGCGTAGCCTCGACCAATGGCAGCCTGACCTTGGCGGTCGAAAGCCCCAATTGTTCAAATACCGCTTTTATCCCCGCTGGATTGCCTTCTTCAAAGATCAGCTCCATGCCCGACAAAAGGGCATGGTGTATCGCATAGGCCTCATCTGACCTGCCCTGCAACGCTAGGTTGACCATTTTCGAAAACTCGTTTGGAAGCCCCTGCCCCAGTACCGAGATAACACCAATCCCACCGGCCAAAATGGTGGGCAACGCTGTGAAATCATCCCCAGAAATGACCAAGAAATCCTCTGGTTTTTGTTTGATGATGGTGTTGATTTGCACCATATCGCCCGAAGCTTCTTTGATGGCGGCGATATTCTCGACATCATGAGCCAACCGTAAAGTGGTTTCTGGCTGCATGTTGCTTCCTGTTCTTGCCGGAACGTTATAGAGTATCACCGGTACCGGGGAAGCCTTGGCGATGGCACGAAAGTGTTGAAAAATGCCTTCTTGGGTAGGTTTGTTATAATATGGTGAAACGGAGAGAATGGCACAGAAATCACTTAAATTAAAGGCGGCGAGGTCGTTGACCACCGCTTGGGTATTGTTGCCGCCCATGCCGACCACGAGGGGCAAACGCCCCGCATTTACCTTGGCAATGGTGTGCATCAAATGTTGTTTTTCATCTTTTGAAAGGGTAACCGATTCGGCAGTGGTGCCCAATGCCACCAAATAATCAACCCCACCGGCAATACAATGCTCAATTATCTGTTCAAGGGAGCGGTAATCGACCGAACCATCATTTTTAAAAGGTGTCACCAAAGCGACCCCGGTGCCCATCAACTGTTCCATTATTCAACTTCGTTCAATACTTTCAAATATTTGTGCAACTCTGCCTTGAAAACCTTAAAGTCTTGATATGGGGTATGCAATATAAGATCGTTCAACTTGGTATCGACCTCTGCAAAACCGACCTTGATACGGGCTGCAGTCTTCACCGAAAGCAGCTTCATCATCAGGTTGTCGTCGGTATAGTAGTTTATCAAAAGATCATATTCCCTTCCCAAAAATTCAAGAACGTATCCGTTTTCAATTTCCCCCTTCCAACCTAAATCCTTATCAGAGAACATGGGTATGGCGTATGGGGAGTTTTTGTCATATTCCCTTTTATAGCCGATGATCTTTATGGCATTCGGTCTCAGTGAAAGTTCTTGTATCAGTTCGTAAAAGCTTTCTGCCTTCGGAAACCGGTCAACATCAACGATACAGGCAATACTTGAAACACCATGGCCTCTAGATACCGATACCGTCGGATTCTCGAGCTCTTCCTGCAGATACTTTAGGCCTGATTTAACTTTAAATTTATCCTGAATGGCCTTGAATACCATATATTTTTCACATTTTTACAAATGTAAATAATATACGAACATCTAAAGACAAAGATAACCAGAGTGAAGCTTTTAAAAATAAAACATTTTGTTATTTTTATAACATTTGTATTTTTTTCCTGTAAGGATACGCCTTTAAAGCTTCAAGAAATCAAAGGAGAGCAATTTACGATAACAGAAAAGCTCTCTTCCGTAGACTCCTTGGAAACTGTAATCGATCCCTACAGGCAACGCCTGAACCAGATAATGGACAGCGTGCTTACCTATGCCCCGAGAACATTGAACAAAGAAGACGGCGAACTGAACACATCAGAAGGCAACCTGATGGCCGATATTATTTTGAGGCAGGCCAACAAAGTCTTTCAACAACGAACGGGCAATAGCGTCGATTTTGTGGTGCTCAACCATGGTGGCATTCGCTCTGTGATATCAAAAGGCCCCGTTACCATTCGAAATATTTTTGAGGTAATGCCCTTTGAAAACAACATAGCTATTGTAGCCATGCAGGGACGGACAGTTCGTGACCTTATATCGTTTTTGGTCAATGCCAAAAGGGCGCATCCCATCTCAGGCCTGCAAATAACCCTTGACAAAGAAGGTGGTTTGGCTTCGGTCTTCATCAATGGCGAGCCTTTCGATGAAAACAAAAAATATTATGTCGCCACATCAGATTATCTGGTGCAAGGAGGCGATGATATGGGGTTCTTTAAAAATACCGATGAGGTCATCGAATTGAACTACCTTGTTCGAAATGCCATCATCGATTATCTAAAGGAGATCGATACCCTGAATGCTACTGTCGATAACCGATTTATACGCCTTAAATAGATGAAGCGACGCACATTTTTGACCAGAACAGCGGCAGCTACGGCCTTTACCGGCCTTGGCGGACTTTCGCTTGAAAGCTGCAAGGCCCTGGGCCAAAAGCACATCACCGTTCTGCACACCAACGACGTGCACAGCCACATAGACCCTTTTCCAACAAATCATTCTCGGTACCCCAACTTGGGTGGGGTTTCGCGCCGCGCTTCATTGATCGGCCAAATACGTGACGAAAACCCCAATACGCTGCTCTTTGACGCCGGAGACATCTTTCAGGGCACCCCATACTTCAATTTTTACGGAGGTGAGCTGGAATTCAAGCTCATGAGCATGATGAAATACGATGCGGCCACCATAGGCAACCACGATTTCGACAATGGTATTGAAGGGCTTTTGGCACAACTGCCCCATGCAAAGTTTGAACTGCTCTCGGCCAACTATGATTTTTCGAACACCGCATTGGACGGCTACGTGAAACCTTATCGTACCTACACGATGGAAGGAATAAAAATCGGGGTGTACGGTATCGGCATCAAGTTGGCGGGGCTTGTATCACAAAAGCTGTACAAAGAAACCCAATACCTAGATCCTTACGAAATCGCCCTTGATGCCGAAAGGCAACTCAAAGAAAATGAGCGTTGCGACCTTATCATCTGTCTGTCCCATCTGGGCTACGATTATGAAGGCAATGCCAACCGTGCCGATGATGTTACCCTAGCCTCAAAAACCGAGCATACCCAATTGATTATCGGCGGGCATACGCATACGTTTTTGGATAAGCCAGATGTGCGCACGAACAAAAACGGAAGTCCGGTGTTGGTGAACCAGGTAGGCTGCTATGGTGTCAATCTGGGCCGGATCGATTTTTACTTTGATACCGCCAAACAAGTATCGGCCGAGGGCATCAGCATTTCGGTCTAGCACTGTAACGATAGATGTCGACCTTTGTCTTTAGGTAAATCATCAATCAATAACATATGCAAACTTTCATCAAAATGATGCTGTTGCTGATCAACGGCATCGCAATTTCTCTTTCTACCCATGGTCAAGCCAAAACCGTTTTCCATGATGTCCATTTCTATGAATCCTTGGTTGAGGTAAAAGAAAAAATCAGTCCTCACATACTATCGCACAAATGTTGTTGAAATCGACCCTCTGAGCTTTTCATTGGCCAAAAACAGCGAGTCACACCTGTTGTGCACCAATTTACGTACCAAAAACGGTACCCTTGCCCAAGTTGTCTTCACCTTTGCCGACAACAAACTGCACTATATCGAAGCCAGGGGCAATGCATTTGGCTCATTGATGCCTCTCGGAAAGATACGGCGGCTACCTTTATGAAATACAATGCTTTCTTTGATGACAGGCTCATCGGCGACCCAGAAAAAGATTTA
This portion of the Flagellimonas lutaonensis genome encodes:
- a CDS encoding DNA-directed RNA polymerase subunit omega, which encodes MSDLKNTKAPVTTVTYNRDEFDQKTGNIYEAISIVAKRAIQINSEIKKELLEKLEEFATYSDSLEEVFENKEQIEVSKFYEKLPKPHALAVQEWLEDKIYYRNTALEDNNEE
- a CDS encoding outer membrane protein assembly factor BamD, translated to MRLLLPILAVVFLFASCSEYQKALKSESVKEKYDMAEKLYNEGDYKRANRLFEQIAPQYAGKPQGERVMFFFADSYFQTGNYYLAGYQFERFVKSYPNSDKIQQASFLGAKSYYELSPRYSLDQTDTDKALSKLQAFINTYPDSEYFDEANKMARELTTKKERKQFEIAKQFDKLGEFDYPVLISAITALENFIAENPGSIYREDAFYYKLKSSTNLALNSTLSKKQERLENAVAAYNALKKSFPDTKYAKKADDLYAKVMREMQDFSK
- the dapA gene encoding 4-hydroxy-tetrahydrodipicolinate synthase, coding for MEQLMGTGVALVTPFKNDGSVDYRSLEQIIEHCIAGGVDYLVALGTTAESVTLSKDEKQHLMHTIAKVNAGRLPLVVGMGGNNTQAVVNDLAAFNLSDFCAILSVSPYYNKPTQEGIFQHFRAIAKASPVPVILYNVPARTGSNMQPETTLRLAHDVENIAAIKEASGDMVQINTIIKQKPEDFLVISGDDFTALPTILAGGIGVISVLGQGLPNEFSKMVNLALQGRSDEAYAIHHALLSGMELIFEEGNPAGIKAVFEQLGLSTAKVRLPLVEATPHLKQKIKAFLRSAQRVTTIER
- a CDS encoding DUF6913 domain-containing protein, which produces MVFKAIQDKFKVKSGLKYLQEELENPTVSVSRGHGVSSIACIVDVDRFPKAESFYELIQELSLRPNAIKIIGYKREYDKNSPYAIPMFSDKDLGWKGEIENGYVLEFLGREYDLLINYYTDDNLMMKLLSVKTAARIKVGFAEVDTKLNDLILHTPYQDFKVFKAELHKYLKVLNEVE
- a CDS encoding 5'-nucleotidase C-terminal domain-containing protein — its product is MKLLKIKHFVIFITFVFFSCKDTPLKLQEIKGEQFTITEKLSSVDSLETVIDPYRQRLNQIMDSVLTYAPRTLNKEDGELNTSEGNLMADIILRQANKVFQQRTGNSVDFVVLNHGGIRSVISKGPVTIRNIFEVMPFENNIAIVAMQGRTVRDLISFLVNAKRAHPISGLQITLDKEGGLASVFINGEPFDENKKYYVATSDYLVQGGDDMGFFKNTDEVIELNYLVRNAIIDYLKEIDTLNATVDNRFIRLK
- a CDS encoding metallophosphatase encodes the protein MKRRTFLTRTAAATAFTGLGGLSLESCKALGQKHITVLHTNDVHSHIDPFPTNHSRYPNLGGVSRRASLIGQIRDENPNTLLFDAGDIFQGTPYFNFYGGELEFKLMSMMKYDAATIGNHDFDNGIEGLLAQLPHAKFELLSANYDFSNTALDGYVKPYRTYTMEGIKIGVYGIGIKLAGLVSQKLYKETQYLDPYEIALDAERQLKENERCDLIICLSHLGYDYEGNANRADDVTLASKTEHTQLIIGGHTHTFLDKPDVRTNKNGSPVLVNQVGCYGVNLGRIDFYFDTAKQVSAEGISISV